In the Desulfobulbaceae bacterium DB1 genome, AATATTGAAACGCGTCGGCGCTACCGAGATCATCCACCCGGAACGGGATATGGCCCTGCGCATCGCCAGGGTCTTGTCCACTCCCAATGCCCTCGACTTCATTCCGCTGGCCAAGGATTTCGAACTTGTCCAGGTGGCACCACCCAAGGAATTTCTCGGCAAAAGTCTGACGGAATTGAATCTGCGGGCCAGGTATAACATCCAGATCATTGCCGTCAAGGAACTGGCACCGGAAAATATGGTACTGGCACCGCCGGCGAATTTCGTCGTCAAAAACAGCGACCTTCTTATCGTGCTCGGCAAATCCCAGGACATCAATAAAATCAAGGCACTCAGACAATAACACTTTGGTGATGATGTATGTTTTTTTCTTGATGATGCCGAATTTCACCCAAAAAACGCAAAGGTATTTGATCAAACATACAGATATTCGCCTGCTTGACTAACAAGAAACTAATAGACGATCTCCCGTGATCATTGCTATAAATAGAGATACGATGAAAGGGTTCCTTGAAAAATTGTCGAGGAAAAACCGATGGAAAGATTAGACGGAACGCATCCCGCGAATGCCGTGATCGTCGGCTGTGGACGCTTGGGTTCATTGCTGGCCGGCGAACTGAGCCGAATGGGCAGTCGGGTAATGATCATCGACCGCAACAGCTCTTCCTTTGAGCTTCTTGACGTCGGATTCAGTGGTTTTCGGGTGATCGGCGATGCCGTTGAGGTCGAGGTACTGCTGGCCGCCGATTTACAGCAGGCTGATTGCCTTCTGACCACAACGGAAAAAGACACGGTCAATCTCATGGTGGCCCAGGTGGCAAAGATCCTTTTTTCGGTCCCGCTGGTGCTGGCACGGGTCTATGACCCGAAACGGGAAGTCCTTTATCGTGAATTCGGCATTGAAACCATCAGTCCAACGAGCCTGACGGCTGATGCATTCCTGCGCGCTCTTTGCCCGAAAAGAGGTTTGTCGTGAAGGTCATCATCGCCGGCAGCGGTAAAATTGTCTATTACCTGGCCAGGCAGTTTGCCAAAAAAAGGATTAAAACCCTGGTTGTCACCCCTCACCCGGACGAAGCGAAGGATCTGGCACAACGAATCGGCGAACCTGTTCTCAAGGGTGACGCCACTGATCCCCGTATCCTTGAGGAGGCAGGAGCGCTTCAGGCCGATGCGGTGCTGGCGTTGACACCGCACGATGAAGACAATCTGGCCATTTGTCAGATTGCCGGCAAAATGTACAAGGTGCCCCGCACCATCGCCCTGATCAATGATCCGGAAAACGAGGAAATTTTCCACAAACTCAACGTCTCGGTGGCCATCTCCGCAACCCGTATCCTGTCCATCCTCTTCGAGGAACAGGCCGGTTTTGAGGAAATCGGCAAAATG is a window encoding:
- a CDS encoding potassium transporter TrkA — encoded protein: MKKFAVIGLGNFGFHVAKALYNDGNEVVAIDTDKARVQAIGPYSSEAIVMDSTDKEALRTLGLDQMDGVIVSTGTKISTSVLICLYLQEIGVKTILAKALDEDHEKILKRVGATEIIHPERDMALRIARVLSTPNALDFIPLAKDFELVQVAPPKEFLGKSLTELNLRARYNIQIIAVKELAPENMVLAPPANFVVKNSDLLIVLGKSQDINKIKALRQ
- a CDS encoding potassium transporter TrkA, encoding MERLDGTHPANAVIVGCGRLGSLLAGELSRMGSRVMIIDRNSSSFELLDVGFSGFRVIGDAVEVEVLLAADLQQADCLLTTTEKDTVNLMVAQVAKILFSVPLVLARVYDPKREVLYREFGIETISPTSLTADAFLRALCPKRGLS